The Chryseolinea soli genome contains a region encoding:
- a CDS encoding DUF4270 family protein: MDSIRTSNYTYSGETNRLLVGTYKDEVFGNITASAFSQYLPATGDTLRGSAVFDSVTLRLKYDFYTYGTPDGSGQALSVYELDNPLDPKAYYVNHSDIPASALLGTKNYGVNSTDFKKFVTDGKDTIITLNVPLESSFGQRIFNSALEYRLQYIDAKATGKTAEEIAELMFINPAKFTAQYKGIAIKPTSGDKIVGFDPSSTESRIILHYHDAKDDSLTLSLPLTTVYGFNQIKTDRSGSALGEMNDFYKDYLVDGDNRYVQSGTGVVTKLDFSKFYDFADTLKNSVIHSAELVVDNVQSSTTNGPPAGLSLRMLLDNNHLNKYNAKNNQDQYDLVYFTNLRIQAAFLRYDFASSGSGAVPIIENDSAFFAAGDRIAYLPYSGTTTSYRGDWTLFFQKLSEKDDQKTRFKYFALYPTGTKTLNRAVFPKNSIKLKVFYTKSTAVAN, from the coding sequence ATGGACTCTATTCGTACGAGCAACTACACGTATTCGGGCGAGACCAATCGACTGTTGGTGGGAACCTACAAGGATGAAGTCTTTGGCAATATCACCGCCTCGGCGTTCAGTCAATATCTTCCCGCAACGGGAGACACACTGAGAGGTTCGGCCGTGTTCGACTCCGTGACGCTGCGTCTGAAATATGATTTCTATACCTATGGGACACCCGACGGTTCGGGACAGGCACTTTCTGTCTATGAACTCGACAACCCGCTGGATCCTAAGGCCTACTATGTCAACCACTCCGACATACCGGCCTCGGCGCTGCTCGGCACCAAAAACTATGGCGTGAACAGCACGGACTTCAAGAAATTCGTTACCGATGGCAAAGACACCATCATCACACTGAACGTTCCGCTGGAGTCTAGTTTTGGACAGCGAATTTTTAATAGCGCATTGGAGTATCGCCTTCAATACATCGACGCCAAAGCGACGGGTAAAACGGCGGAGGAAATAGCAGAGTTGATGTTTATTAACCCGGCGAAGTTCACCGCGCAATACAAAGGCATCGCCATCAAGCCCACCAGCGGTGATAAGATCGTCGGTTTTGATCCTTCTTCGACTGAGTCGCGCATCATTTTACATTATCACGATGCCAAAGACGACAGCCTGACCTTGTCGCTTCCCTTGACTACGGTTTACGGATTTAATCAGATCAAAACAGATCGTTCCGGGTCCGCCTTGGGAGAAATGAATGACTTCTATAAGGATTACCTCGTGGATGGAGACAACCGTTACGTGCAATCCGGAACGGGCGTGGTGACCAAGCTGGACTTTAGCAAATTCTATGACTTTGCCGATACGCTGAAAAACTCTGTGATCCATTCGGCGGAACTCGTAGTGGATAACGTTCAATCGTCCACCACGAATGGTCCGCCTGCAGGTCTGTCGTTGCGCATGCTGCTCGACAACAATCATTTGAACAAGTACAATGCTAAAAATAACCAGGACCAATACGATTTGGTGTATTTCACCAACTTGAGGATCCAGGCAGCATTTCTACGTTACGATTTTGCGTCGAGCGGTAGTGGCGCGGTGCCCATCATCGAAAACGACAGTGCGTTCTTCGCCGCCGGCGACAGAATTGCTTACTTGCCCTACTCGGGCACGACGACTTCATACCGGGGAGACTGGACCTTGTTCTTTCAGAAATTGTCTGAGAAAGATGACCAGAAAACGCGCTTCAAATATTTTGCGCTTTATCCTACGGGCACCAAGACGCTAAACCGCGCGGTGTTCCCGAAGAATAGCATCAAATTGAAAGTGTTCTATACCAAATCGACAGCCGTCGCAAATTAA
- the glmS gene encoding glutamine--fructose-6-phosphate transaminase (isomerizing): MCGIVAYIGHRQAHEIIIKGLKRLEYRGYDSAGIALLNGSLSVYKKKGKVSDLEKFLQDKPLNSNIGMGHTRWATHGEPNDRNAHPHYSASGKLAIIHNGIIENYGALKQDLINKGHSFLSDTDTEVLIHFIEDIKEHNNVALEEAVRLALTKVVGAYAIVVMSLEDPSLLIAARKGSPLVLGIGKGEFFMASDATPIIEYTNEVVYLNDQEIAVIKNGELSVKNTANLPLTPYIQTIDLELEAIEKGGFEHFMLKEIFEQPRSIRDCMRGRLDSTQGRLVLGGLSEYITKLVNADRILIVACGTSWHAGLVAEYFFEEFCRIPVEVEYASEFRYRNPVIREGDVVIAISQSGETADTLAAIELAKSKGAIIFGVCNVVGSSIARATHAGAYTHAGPEIGVASTKAFTAQLTVLSMIALSVAQRKGTITEQKLHELLVEMETIPAKVEKALTLNDEIRKISALFKDARNFIYLGRGYNFPVALEGALKLKEISYIHAEGYPAAEMKHGPIALIDEEMPVVFIATRDSSYEKVVSNIQEVKARKGRVISVVTEGDKLIPAMSEFVVEVPAVHDALMPLVSVIPLQLLSYHIAVMRGCNVDQPRNLAKSVTVE, translated from the coding sequence ATGTGTGGAATAGTTGCTTACATCGGCCATCGCCAGGCCCACGAGATCATTATAAAAGGATTGAAGCGTTTGGAATACCGGGGCTATGACAGCGCCGGCATCGCTTTGTTGAACGGAAGCCTGAGCGTCTACAAAAAGAAAGGCAAGGTTTCGGATCTTGAAAAATTCCTTCAGGACAAACCCCTCAACAGCAACATTGGGATGGGTCACACCCGCTGGGCTACGCACGGCGAGCCCAACGACCGCAACGCGCACCCACACTATTCTGCGAGTGGCAAACTGGCCATCATTCACAACGGTATCATTGAAAATTATGGCGCACTGAAGCAGGACCTCATCAACAAAGGCCACAGCTTCCTGAGCGACACCGACACCGAGGTGCTCATCCATTTCATTGAAGACATAAAAGAACACAACAACGTCGCGCTCGAAGAAGCGGTGAGACTTGCGCTGACCAAAGTGGTGGGCGCCTACGCCATCGTGGTGATGTCGTTGGAAGATCCTTCGTTGTTGATCGCTGCCCGCAAAGGCAGCCCGCTGGTGTTGGGCATCGGGAAGGGTGAGTTCTTCATGGCCTCGGATGCGACACCCATCATTGAATACACCAACGAAGTGGTCTACCTGAACGATCAGGAGATCGCTGTGATCAAGAACGGCGAGCTCAGCGTGAAGAACACGGCCAACTTGCCGCTCACACCCTATATTCAAACCATCGACCTGGAGTTGGAAGCCATTGAGAAAGGCGGCTTCGAACACTTCATGTTAAAAGAAATTTTCGAGCAGCCCCGCTCCATCCGCGACTGTATGCGCGGTCGTCTCGATTCGACCCAAGGCCGCCTGGTGCTGGGAGGCTTGAGCGAATACATCACCAAGCTGGTGAATGCAGACCGTATCCTCATTGTGGCCTGCGGCACGTCGTGGCACGCCGGTTTAGTGGCGGAATATTTCTTCGAAGAATTCTGCAGAATTCCTGTAGAGGTAGAATACGCGTCCGAGTTTCGCTATCGCAATCCCGTGATCCGCGAAGGCGATGTGGTCATTGCCATTTCACAATCCGGTGAAACCGCCGATACACTGGCCGCGATCGAGCTGGCCAAATCAAAAGGCGCCATCATCTTTGGAGTGTGTAATGTCGTTGGTTCTTCTATTGCCCGTGCTACACATGCCGGTGCATACACACACGCCGGCCCCGAGATTGGGGTGGCCAGTACGAAGGCCTTCACGGCGCAACTCACCGTGTTGAGCATGATCGCCCTGTCGGTCGCCCAGCGCAAAGGCACCATCACCGAACAGAAGCTCCATGAGCTATTGGTAGAAATGGAAACCATTCCTGCCAAAGTGGAAAAAGCGCTGACGCTGAACGACGAGATCAGAAAGATCTCGGCCCTCTTCAAAGATGCCCGCAACTTCATCTACCTCGGCCGTGGCTACAATTTCCCTGTGGCCCTCGAAGGCGCGTTGAAGCTGAAAGAAATTTCCTACATCCACGCCGAAGGCTATCCCGCTGCCGAAATGAAACACGGCCCCATCGCCCTCATCGACGAGGAGATGCCCGTGGTGTTCATCGCCACACGCGATAGCTCATACGAGAAAGTAGTGTCCAACATTCAAGAAGTGAAAGCACGAAAAGGCCGTGTTATCTCCGTGGTAACGGAAGGCGACAAGTTGATTCCCGCCATGTCGGAGTTTGTCGTGGAGGTTCCTGCCGTGCACGATGCATTGATGCCGCTGGTGTCGGTGATACCATTGCAGCTTTTGTCGTATCACATCGCTGTGATGCGCGGTTGCAATGTGGATCAGCCTAGAAATTTGGCGAAGTCGGTGACGGTGGAATAA
- a CDS encoding M20 metallopeptidase family protein has protein sequence MSLLQQIQTLSQTYSESVVAYRRHLHAHPELSYQEFNTAKYVAEQLRLAGIEPQTIATTGVLAEIKGRNPKKKTIALRADMDALPIEEANQVPYKSTNPGVMHACGHDVHTSSLLGTAKILQQVKDQFEGTVRLLFQPGEEKNPGGASYMIRDGALKNPQPVSILGQHVFPLLPAGKIGFREGMYMASADEIYLKVIGKGGHGAAPDLAIDPIVIASHIIIALQQIISRNANPRQPTVLTFGNIIGHGATNIIPNEVNIAGTFRAMNEEWRESALVKIKKMAESIAEGMGGRCEVDISRGYPYLENNPELTRRIRAAAEEYVGKENVFNIDITLGAEDFAYYSQVIPAAFYRLGTRNDAKGISSYVHTPTFDIDEDALKIGPGLMAWMAVKELELP, from the coding sequence ATGAGCCTCCTTCAACAAATACAGACCCTTTCACAAACTTATAGTGAAAGCGTGGTCGCCTACCGCCGTCATTTACACGCCCATCCTGAGTTATCTTATCAGGAATTTAATACCGCCAAATATGTTGCCGAGCAATTGCGCCTCGCTGGCATCGAACCACAAACCATTGCGACAACGGGCGTTCTCGCAGAGATAAAGGGACGCAACCCGAAAAAGAAAACCATTGCGCTGCGTGCCGATATGGATGCGCTGCCGATCGAAGAGGCCAACCAAGTGCCCTACAAGTCTACCAACCCTGGGGTGATGCATGCTTGCGGGCATGATGTGCACACGTCGTCGCTGTTGGGCACCGCCAAAATCCTGCAACAGGTAAAGGACCAGTTTGAAGGCACTGTGCGCTTGTTGTTTCAGCCCGGGGAAGAAAAAAATCCCGGGGGTGCTTCGTATATGATCCGCGATGGCGCGCTGAAGAATCCTCAACCGGTTTCTATTCTCGGGCAACACGTGTTCCCCTTGCTGCCGGCCGGCAAGATCGGGTTTCGCGAAGGCATGTATATGGCCAGCGCCGATGAAATTTATCTGAAAGTGATTGGCAAGGGAGGGCACGGCGCCGCACCGGACCTGGCCATCGATCCCATCGTTATTGCTTCTCACATCATCATTGCACTGCAACAAATCATTAGTCGCAACGCCAATCCACGACAGCCCACCGTGCTCACGTTTGGAAATATTATTGGCCACGGCGCCACCAACATCATCCCCAACGAGGTGAACATCGCCGGCACGTTCCGGGCCATGAACGAAGAGTGGCGCGAGTCCGCTTTGGTGAAGATCAAGAAGATGGCCGAGAGCATCGCCGAAGGTATGGGCGGTCGGTGTGAGGTTGATATTTCACGGGGCTATCCCTACCTGGAAAATAACCCCGAGCTCACGCGAAGAATACGCGCCGCTGCCGAAGAATATGTAGGCAAGGAAAATGTGTTCAACATTGACATCACGCTGGGCGCAGAAGATTTCGCCTATTACTCACAAGTTATTCCCGCTGCCTTCTACAGACTGGGCACGCGCAACGATGCGAAAGGCATCTCTTCCTATGTGCATACGCCCACATTTGATATCGACGAAGACGCGTTGAAGATCGGTCCTGGATTGATGGCTTGGATGGCGGTGAAGGAACTGGAGCTTCCATAG